One window from the genome of Nicotiana tomentosiformis chromosome 5, ASM39032v3, whole genome shotgun sequence encodes:
- the LOC104107002 gene encoding uncharacterized protein, with translation MKPLFPRPNFFTISLFTNTVTTTKPCCQIAYFSTNFQTQVQSTYPSRRHEEESRNVKVSVWWDFENCSPPAGVNVFKIAQCVTAAIRANGIKGPIQITAFGDVMQLSRVNQEALSSTGINLAHIPHGGKNSADRSLLVDLMYWVSQNPPPAHLFLISGDRDFAGILHRLRMSNYNILLASPESAPSVLCSAASIMWQWNALLKGENLIGKHFNQPPDGPYGSWYGHYKAALEDPFAVTEQPANPRSEELSEAVADSKCRPIPRSIVRHIRNILNSYPKGVSITELRAELTKSNLSIDKDFYGHKKFSRFLLAMPNILKVQFGSDGKYLVRSVNPKVPEQSDNSGKSAEPETNGEAEFTSTPILNGETGSCMEGKDEKSPQSSEQKVKTSPRKFPGSQRVQEVSAEVQQPPPENVVAKASEGQLQTAEQHDSAPEMDFLKRFWNMWFGNKEYAPRDNISNESKTAERDVELKSHSEQSEGPPSFAPGNNTNTKDKAPMHPEDATEKPSQESSLFNQIRNWFRSWRSSKLSDESGLESHKEFKQTEELFSKESFWSEVGSFLVTSHGSVLVLQSRTRAQMAQNLQQEGPSSLNFLSEGDALRLVDLLISDKKWVEECLSRTFPYKLYQPAVKASLNSYSSTSNGLSSMFRHTRDTSNLQSSQKLDGEKRHQNPPHTGVSRPVVQGTCFVKSRNEMLMDCQKLVDDIVKQYPEGYNMGSFRSLFLERYGYSLDVNKLGYTKLANLLQIMPGIKIESTYILPTTKVPKSPGLKTEEPSDQESDFSGTEGNLDSELSSLPGKDNEFDSTWEELGPVSKTGRAKDEIKLGSDGKAKDGSSEQIHGNYEAPSDLDFSDSDEENSSSAKSENGKPKVKEEDSSLLQILDSWYGRTDGSANVDGVVESSTDSSKSADKMENSATGRRQKTYSFVTDQPGDTKDKLIDGILGSLKKSGERSTESRV, from the exons ATGAAACCCCTTTTCCCAAGACCCAATTTTTTTACAATATCTCTCTTCACTAACACTGTTACTACAACAAAACCCTGCTGTCAAATAGCTTATTTCAGCACCAATTTTCAAACCCAAGTCCAATCTACGTATCCGTCTCGGCGCCACGAAGAGGAAAGCCGTAATGTGAAGGTATCAGTGTGGTGGGATTTCGAGAACTGCTCTCCTCCAGCTGGTGTTAATGTTTTCAAGATTGCACAGTGTGTTACTGCTGCTATTAGAGCTAATGGAATAAAGGGTCCCATTCAAATTACTGCTTTTGGTGATGTAATGCAGCTTTCTAGGGTCAATCAAGAAGCTCTTTCTTCTACTGGAATTAATCTTGCTCATATTCCTCATG GTGGAAAGAACAGTGCTGACAGGTCCCTCCTTGTTGATCTGATGTATTGGGTTTCTCAAAATCCTCCACCGGCACACCTCTTCTTGATTTCAGGTGACAGGGATTTTGCTGGAATATTACACAGGCTGAGAATGAGCAACTACAACATTTTGCTAGCCAGTCCAGAAAGTGCTCCTAGTGTTCTTTGCAGTGCAGCTAGTATCATGTGGCAATGGAACGCGTTATTGAAGGGGGAAAACCTTATAGGGAAACATTTTAATCAGCCGCCAGATGGTCCTTATGGTTCTTGGTATGGTCACTACAAGGCGGCTCTTGAAGACCCTTTTGCAGTTACAGAACAACCTGCAAATCCTCGCTCAGAGGAATTGTCCGAAGCTGTTGCAGATTCTAAATGTCGGCCCATTCCGAGGTCAATAGTGAGGCATATCCGCAATATTTTGAATTCATACCCTAAAGGAGTTTCTATTACAGAACTTCGTGCAGAACTGACGAAAAGCAATTTGAGTATAGACAAAGATTTTTACGGTCATAAGAAGTTCTCTCGTTTTCTTTTAGCCATGCCAAATATTCTAAAGGTCCAGTTTGGAAGCGATGGAAAATATCTTGTGCGGAGCGTCAACCCTAAAGTTCCTGAACAAAGTGACAATTCAGGCAAAAGTGCAGAGCCTGAAACTAATGGAGAGGCAGAATTTACTAGTACTCCTATTTTGAATGGCGAGACAGGCAGTTGTATGGAGGGCAAGGATGAGAAGTCACCTCAATCTTCTGAACAGAAAGTGAAGACATCTCCAAGAAAATTCCCGGGATCGCAGAGAGTACAGGAGGTATCAGCAGAAGTTCAGCAGCCCCCACCTGAGAATGTAGTCGCTAAAGCAAGTGAGGGTCAATTGCAAACTGCAGAGCAGCATGATTCTGCACCTGAAATGGACTTTCTAAAAAGGTTCTGGAATATGTGGTTTGGGAACAAGGAGTATGCTCCTAGGGATAATATCTCAAATGAGTCAAAAACTGCAGAAAGGGATGTAGAATTAAAAAGTCATTCTGAGCAATCGGAGGGTCCCCCTTCTTTTGCTCCTGGTAATAACACCAATACTAAAGATAAAGCCCCTATGCATCCAGAGGATGCAACGGAGAAGCCTAGCCAAGAGTCCAGCCTTTTTAACCAGATTAGGAACTGGTTTAGATCTTGGAGAAGTTCCAAGCTCTCGGATGAATCGGGCTTAGAATCCCATAAAGAATTCAAGCAGACAGAGGAATTGTTCTCAAAGGAATCCTTTTGGAGCGAAGTGGGATCATTCTTAGTTACAAGCCATGGTTCAGTGCTTGTCTTGCAATCAAGAACTAG GGCCCAGATGGCACAGAATCTCCAACAAGAAGGTCCTTCATCTCTGAATTTTCTTAGTGAAGGTGATGCTCTTCGGCTGGTGGACTTGTTAATCTCAGATAAGAAATGGGTGGAGGAATGTCTTTCCCGAACTTTCCCTTACAAACTCTATCAGCCAGCTGTCAAAGCTTCATTGAACAGTTATTCTTCCACTTCAAATGGGTTGAGTTCTATGTTTAGGCATACGAGAGATACATCTAATTTGCAAAGCTCACAAAAACTTGATGGCGAGAAAAGACACCAAAATCCCCCTCACACAGGAGTTTCTCGGCCCGTTGTTCAGGGCACTTGTTTTGTTAAGTCCAGAAATGAGATGCTTATGGACTGTCAAAAGCTGGTGGATGACATTGTAAAGCAATATCCGGAAGGATACAACATGGGATCTTTCCGGTCCCTATTTCTTGAAAGGTATGGATATTCACTGGATGTAAATAAGCTTGGCTACACAAAGTTAGCTAATCTCCTTCAGATAATGCCTGGGATAAAAATAGAGTCTACTTATATTCTTCCCACTACTAAAGTCCCGAAAAGTCCAGGTCTAAAAACAGAGGAGCCGTCTGATCAAGAAAGTGATTTCAGTGGTACGGAAGGCAATTTAGATAGTGAATTGTCGAGTTTGCCTGGGAAAGATAATGAGTTTGATTCTACTTGGGAGGAACTAGGTCCAGTATCTAAGACAGGACGCGCCAAGGATGAAATAAAACTGGGGTCTGATGGAAAAGCCAAAGATGGATCAAGTGAACAAATACATGGCAACTATGAAGCCCCATCGGATCTTGATTTCTCTGATTCGGATGAAGAGAACTCATCTTCTGCTAAATCAGAAAATGGGAAGCCGAAAGTGAAGGAGGAAGATAGCTCATTGTTACAGATTCTTGATTCATGGTACGGTAGAACGGATGGGTCAGCAAATGTTGATGGCGTGGTAGAATCTTCAACCGACAGTTCAAAATCAGCTGACAAAATGGAAAATTCTGCCACTGGGAGGAGGCAGAAGACATATTCATTTGTAACTGACCAACCTGGGGATACTAAGGATAAGTTGATTGATGGTATATTGGGTAGCTTAAAGAAGTCAGGTGAGAGGTCGACTGAGTCGAGGGTGTAG
- the LOC104107004 gene encoding probable mediator of RNA polymerase II transcription subunit 26c, translating to MDLDEFRLILSESKVDVWTLIDAAISVASVDCGDELKHRRDGIVEKLYSTRCRSCNDVVNGQYSLDNGERVTRNVETVMNKSPLTPESNHRNNNTSNDNKNDDEEEDVDPYGGLFDDDEQTRILTIKEQLEDPQLSDEDVIDLLQSLADMDITFQALKETDIGRHVNRLRKHPSNEVRRLVKMLVRKWKETVDDWVRLNQPEQHGSSNLIAADGDSPQQNVPKNQLNGHHQVPDFTYSPNPRNGSSSSDRNNSESEYKPKPVLPRNVTPTRPLQSAPKPTSAPPPSRPPPRESAIDLEKLNSARRRLQENYQEAQNAKKQRTIQVMDIHEIPKPKNGFFAKNKGGFQGRHHR from the exons ATGGATTTGGACGAATTCCGATTGATTTTATCGGAATCGAAGGTAGATGTGTGGACGTTGATCGACGCAGCGATTTCGGTTGCATCGGTTGACTGCGGCGATGAATTGAAGCATCGCCGCGACGGAATCGTTGAGAAGCTGTATTCCACGCGCTGCCGGAGCTGTAACGACGTCGTTAACGGTCAGTATAGCTTGGATAACGGCGAGAGAGTTACTAGAAATGTGGAGACGGTGATGAATAAGAGTCCGTTAACACCGGAGTCAAATCATCGGAACAATAATACCAGTAATGATAATAAGAATGATGACGAGGAAGAAGATGTAGATCCATATGGAGGATTATTTGATGATGATGAACAAACTCGAATTCTTACTAtcaaagaacaacttgaagatcCACAACTG TCGGATGAGGATGTGATTGACTTGCTTCAAAGTCTAGCAGATATGGATATTACATTCCAAGCTCTCAAG GAAACTGATATCGGAAGGCATGTGAATCGACTGAGGAAGCATCCATCAAATGAAGTTAGGAGATTGGTGAAGATGCttgtgag AAAATGGAAAGAAACTGTTGATGATTGGGTTAGGCTAAACCAGCCTGAGCAACATGGGTCTTCAAATCTTATTG CTGCTGATGGAGACTCACCCCAACAGAATGTACCGAAAAATCAACTGAATGGTCATCATCAg GTTCCTGACTTCACATACTCACCGAATCCTCGAA ATGGGAGTTCAAGTTCGGACAGGAATAATTCCGAATCAGAGTACAAGCCAAAACCAGTTCTCCCGCGGAATGTAACCCCAACTAGACCACTGCAGTCTGCTCCTAAACCTACTTCTGCTCCTCCCCCAAGT AGACCTCCTCCAAGGGAATCAGCCATAGATCTTGAAAAGCTAAATTCAGCAAGAAGGCGGCTTCAGGAGAATTACCAAGAAGCTCAAAATG CTAAAAAGCAAAGGACAATACAGGTGATGGATATTCATGAGATTCCAAAACCAAAGAACGGCTTCTTTGCCAAGAATAAAGGCGGCTTTCAGGGCAGGCATCATCGCTGA